A stretch of the Pseudalkalibacillus hwajinpoensis genome encodes the following:
- the coaD gene encoding pantetheine-phosphate adenylyltransferase, which produces MGKIAVCPGSFDPVTFGHLDIIKRGARVFDNIKIVVLNNQSKSTLFSVEERVELLKEATKDIPNVTVDSHNGLLIEYAKRVGASTILRGLRAVSDFEYEMKIASINRKLEDEIETFFMMTNNQYSFLSSSIVKEIAKYHAPVSDLVPEIVENALREKYGESPLG; this is translated from the coding sequence ATGGGAAAAATTGCAGTGTGTCCAGGCAGTTTTGACCCGGTGACATTTGGTCATCTGGATATTATTAAACGAGGCGCTAGAGTTTTTGACAACATTAAGATTGTTGTTTTAAATAATCAAAGCAAATCAACGCTGTTCTCAGTCGAAGAACGGGTCGAGCTATTGAAAGAAGCGACGAAAGACATTCCAAATGTAACAGTAGATTCGCATAACGGGCTATTAATTGAATATGCGAAACGCGTAGGAGCATCAACGATTTTACGCGGGCTGCGTGCCGTTTCAGATTTTGAATATGAAATGAAAATTGCTTCAATTAATCGCAAGCTTGAAGATGAAATTGAAACTTTCTTTATGATGACAAACAATCAATATTCATTCTTAAGCTCAAGTATTGTGAAAGAGATAGCAAAATACCACGCCCCTGTATCAGACCTTGTTCCTGAGATTGTTGAAAATGCCCTGAGAGAAAAGTATGGAGAATCCCCGTTAGGCTAA
- a CDS encoding SepM family pheromone-processing serine protease, which yields MNRGTKRFTYVWAIIIVLVATVTFIDLPYYVTTPGEARVLDEVINVEGGSQDGGEFMLTTVRVGEANLVQYIWAQFNEYHELIAEDLIKREGESDDEYHQRQLDVMANSQTSATIVAYEAAKKEIKITKNGVLVTGIIEGMPADGKLELGDLIVEVEGKRIEETEQLLDELGSYEESDTVNMTIKRGDQEKQIELGFSKFPKAYGTEDDKVGVGITGPVTATSIETDPSININTDEIGGPSAGLMFTLEIYNQLTKEDWTKGYDIAGTGTINESGEVGPIGGIKQKIVAADGSGAEIFFAPVAHSNYDDAMEAAEDIDTDMKIVPVETFQDAIDYLKQLDVK from the coding sequence ATGAACCGAGGCACAAAGAGATTCACCTATGTGTGGGCGATTATCATTGTATTGGTTGCTACCGTTACATTCATTGACCTCCCATATTATGTAACGACACCCGGAGAAGCAAGAGTGTTAGATGAAGTAATCAATGTTGAAGGTGGCTCACAAGATGGTGGAGAGTTTATGCTCACGACTGTCCGAGTCGGAGAAGCAAACTTAGTTCAGTATATATGGGCGCAATTTAATGAGTATCATGAATTGATCGCAGAAGACTTAATTAAGCGTGAAGGTGAATCGGACGATGAGTATCACCAAAGACAGCTTGATGTGATGGCTAATTCACAAACGAGTGCCACAATCGTTGCTTATGAAGCCGCAAAGAAAGAGATAAAAATCACGAAAAATGGTGTCCTAGTAACCGGTATAATAGAAGGCATGCCGGCAGATGGGAAGTTAGAACTTGGTGATTTGATTGTTGAGGTTGAAGGGAAAAGGATTGAGGAAACGGAACAGCTACTTGATGAACTAGGATCCTATGAGGAGTCAGATACGGTTAATATGACGATCAAAAGAGGCGATCAAGAAAAGCAGATAGAGCTAGGTTTCTCGAAATTCCCTAAAGCATATGGAACAGAGGATGATAAAGTTGGCGTTGGTATCACTGGTCCAGTAACAGCAACGTCAATTGAAACAGATCCCTCTATTAATATCAATACAGATGAAATTGGCGGACCATCAGCCGGGCTAATGTTCACGTTAGAAATTTACAATCAGTTAACCAAAGAAGATTGGACAAAAGGGTACGACATTGCCGGAACAGGTACGATTAATGAAAGTGGAGAGGTTGGACCTATCGGCGGGATTAAACAAAAAATCGTTGCAGCTGATGGATCTGGAGCTGAAATATTCTTCGCCCCAGTGGCTCACTCCAACTACGATGATGCCATGGAAGCGGCAGAAGATATCGATACAGATATGAAAATTGTCCCAGTCGAAACATTCCAGGATGCTATTGACTACTTAAAGCAATTAGACGTGAAGTAA
- the rsmD gene encoding 16S rRNA (guanine(966)-N(2))-methyltransferase RsmD, translating into MREMRIIAGDCKGRHIKPVPGTSTRPTTDKVRESIFNMIGPFFDGGMALDLYGGSGALGIEALSRGIEKCVFVDRENKAIETIKWNLEQTKFTESAEVFRNDSKRALKALQKREVAFSLVLLDPPYHKEQILHDLEKLTAYDLLEENATIVVEHKKEVTLPEEFAGLRMIREETYSGKTTISIYTYEQSGVEKEE; encoded by the coding sequence GTGAGAGAGATGCGTATAATTGCAGGAGATTGTAAAGGAAGGCATATCAAGCCTGTTCCAGGAACCTCTACAAGACCAACGACAGATAAAGTAAGAGAGTCGATTTTTAATATGATTGGCCCTTTTTTTGATGGCGGAATGGCGCTTGATTTATATGGAGGCAGTGGGGCGCTAGGAATTGAAGCGTTAAGCCGTGGGATTGAGAAATGTGTGTTTGTTGATCGCGAGAATAAAGCGATTGAAACCATTAAGTGGAACCTAGAACAAACGAAGTTTACGGAATCCGCGGAAGTTTTTCGAAATGATTCAAAGCGAGCGTTAAAAGCGCTTCAAAAAAGAGAAGTAGCTTTTTCACTTGTTCTTTTGGATCCTCCTTATCATAAAGAGCAAATTCTTCACGATCTTGAAAAGCTGACAGCGTATGATTTGTTAGAGGAAAATGCAACAATCGTTGTCGAACACAAGAAAGAAGTGACATTACCAGAAGAATTTGCGGGTTTGCGGATGATTCGTGAGGAAACGTATAGTGGTAAAACGACGATTTCAATTTATACATATGAACAGTCGGGTGTTGAGAAGGAGGAATAG
- a CDS encoding YlbG family protein has translation MFVERVGLAVYIQSLKHAKQLRRFGNVHYVSSKQKYVVIYINLDQLETTKERLNSLHFVKRVEPSKRPEVQTEYQNAKPDKAKQYDYKMGL, from the coding sequence ATGTTTGTAGAACGAGTTGGCCTGGCAGTCTATATTCAGTCATTGAAGCATGCCAAGCAGTTAAGAAGGTTTGGAAATGTTCACTACGTTTCCTCAAAACAAAAGTATGTCGTGATTTATATTAATCTCGATCAATTGGAAACAACGAAAGAGCGCTTGAACTCTCTCCATTTTGTAAAGCGAGTGGAGCCTTCCAAACGTCCTGAGGTGCAGACGGAATATCAAAATGCAAAGCCTGATAAAGCAAAGCAATATGATTACAAGATGGGACTCTAA
- a CDS encoding YlbE-like family protein: MREEVQEFLATRQDLVLFLRNQPSWYRRLSREPFALKEFEEASKTFYGQTFPQRVDRFQNQLNMVNMMLALVTQLKN, translated from the coding sequence ATGCGTGAAGAAGTACAGGAGTTTCTCGCTACCCGGCAGGATCTGGTGCTATTTCTACGTAATCAGCCTAGCTGGTATCGGCGTTTAAGTAGAGAACCGTTCGCACTGAAAGAATTTGAAGAAGCCTCCAAAACATTTTATGGTCAGACGTTCCCACAACGGGTTGATCGCTTCCAAAATCAATTAAATATGGTGAATATGATGCTAGCGTTAGTGACCCAATTAAAAAATTAG
- a CDS encoding patatin-like phospholipase family protein encodes MNRPKIGLALGSGGARGFAHLGVLKVLIQEKIPIDYIAGSSMGSLVGAIYGSGHDVNTMEKMASLFRRKYYLDFTVPKMGFIAGNKVKSLIETLTQGKQIEDMHPPLAIVATDIIKGEKVVFRSGPVAQAVRASIAIPGILVPEKIGDRLLVDGGVIDRVPVSVAREMGADLVIAVDVSNVKKEPDVTSIIDVIMQSIDIMQNEMVRLHEINADVMIKPGLESFQSRAFTNVMDIIKIGEEEAYRHLDQIHQAVEVWKEKNK; translated from the coding sequence ATGAACCGTCCTAAAATCGGATTAGCTCTCGGTTCTGGAGGAGCGAGGGGATTCGCTCATTTAGGGGTGTTAAAAGTACTTATTCAAGAAAAAATACCAATTGATTACATTGCAGGAAGCAGCATGGGCTCTTTAGTAGGGGCAATTTATGGATCGGGACACGATGTCAATACGATGGAGAAAATGGCATCGCTTTTTCGACGAAAATATTATTTGGATTTTACCGTACCAAAGATGGGGTTTATTGCAGGTAATAAAGTGAAGAGTTTAATTGAAACATTAACGCAGGGAAAGCAAATTGAGGATATGCATCCTCCACTTGCGATTGTGGCGACGGATATTATTAAAGGAGAGAAAGTAGTCTTTCGTTCTGGTCCTGTTGCACAGGCTGTTAGAGCCAGCATCGCTATTCCGGGAATTCTTGTCCCTGAAAAAATAGGTGATAGGCTTCTTGTTGATGGTGGTGTGATTGATCGTGTTCCCGTATCTGTAGCAAGAGAAATGGGGGCAGATCTTGTGATTGCTGTTGATGTTTCAAACGTAAAGAAAGAGCCTGATGTTACATCAATTATTGACGTGATTATGCAAAGCATTGATATTATGCAAAATGAAATGGTAAGGCTTCATGAAATTAATGCAGATGTCATGATTAAACCTGGCTTAGAATCATTTCAATCAAGAGCATTTACGAATGTGATGGATATTATTAAAATTGGAGAGGAAGAAGCCTACCGCCACCTTGATCAAATTCATCAGGCGGTGGAGGTGTGGAAGGAGAAAAATAAATGA
- a CDS encoding DUF7147 family protein has product MIQRFIELGEGYSDIYELVELARTNSHRVHRLLLLKTLKNDRQVVSPVVVLNPAGEGNLQPLYISLEGIPSKEPSVQRLKLFEDLSKELDVSIIPMEIKPSSEFNEKDLYFNYIIGILRLNNLIPPLQ; this is encoded by the coding sequence ATGATTCAACGCTTTATTGAACTAGGAGAAGGCTATTCTGATATTTATGAATTAGTTGAACTTGCAAGAACCAATTCCCATCGTGTTCACCGTTTGTTATTACTAAAAACACTCAAAAATGACCGCCAAGTCGTATCGCCTGTCGTCGTTTTAAATCCGGCCGGAGAAGGTAACCTTCAGCCATTGTACATATCTTTAGAAGGAATCCCTTCTAAAGAGCCTTCTGTGCAACGTTTAAAGCTCTTCGAAGACCTAAGCAAGGAATTGGACGTTTCGATCATACCAATGGAAATTAAGCCTTCAAGTGAGTTTAATGAGAAGGATCTATACTTTAATTACATCATTGGTATTCTTCGTTTAAATAACCTGATTCCCCCACTTCAATAA
- a CDS encoding YceD family protein — MKWSIEQLKSFKLKGLTIDEEVNVEELKERNPDIREITPVHVTGETSFHGNKVTFHLTVKGKMVLPCANTLEDVDFPFVIRPMETFVLEANTSGVDFEVEDEEIHQVSGNTVDLVPYIKENILLEIPIRVVKYSSESDEMPKKSGNGWEVITKEQPKEKVDPRMAGLADFFNKENEDN; from the coding sequence ATGAAATGGTCAATTGAACAATTGAAGTCCTTTAAACTAAAAGGCCTTACAATTGACGAAGAAGTAAATGTAGAGGAACTGAAGGAACGTAATCCAGATATTCGTGAGATTACACCAGTTCATGTTACCGGAGAAACATCGTTTCATGGTAATAAGGTTACCTTTCATCTTACAGTGAAAGGCAAAATGGTTCTTCCATGTGCCAATACACTAGAGGATGTTGATTTTCCGTTCGTAATTCGCCCAATGGAGACATTTGTGCTTGAAGCAAACACAAGTGGCGTTGATTTTGAGGTGGAAGATGAAGAAATTCATCAAGTTTCGGGAAATACGGTTGACTTAGTTCCGTATATTAAGGAAAATATACTTTTGGAGATTCCGATTCGAGTTGTGAAATACAGCTCTGAATCTGATGAAATGCCAAAAAAATCCGGAAATGGATGGGAAGTCATTACGAAAGAACAACCGAAAGAAAAGGTTGATCCTCGTATGGCCGGTTTAGCTGATTTTTTCAACAAGGAAAATGAAGATAACTAA
- a CDS encoding nucleotidyltransferase, with protein MTSAGVIVEYNPFHNGHLHHLNETKKAANADVIVAVMSGSFLQRGEPALVDKWTRTQMALKNGIDLVVELPYVYATQKAEIFAKGAISILNSLGVDYVCFGSESGDIEEFQETASFIEMHEKDYNERIKYYMGQGNSYPKASSLAFESLEGHAHVLDLSQPNNILGYHYVKAIQAQNALIEPLTILRTKAGYHDQDFVDKRIASATGIRRELFKGSSLDQIQAYVPEPTYFELTNYQRTYDSFQGWHNLYHLLRYKLLTSSNVHLSSIYEAEEGLENRLATMAKQAQTFQSFMELVKTKRYTWTRIQRLALHILTQTSKNDMLPALENKAAPYVRILGMTKAGRSFLNERKNSLPVPLVSNINQFDHPFLTVERRASQVYALGYSGFHQEAFLQKEHKSVPIMID; from the coding sequence ATGACATCTGCTGGAGTTATTGTGGAATATAACCCTTTTCACAATGGACATTTGCATCATTTAAATGAAACAAAAAAAGCGGCCAACGCTGATGTAATCGTTGCAGTCATGAGCGGATCTTTTCTTCAGCGAGGAGAACCAGCACTCGTTGATAAATGGACACGAACACAAATGGCATTAAAAAACGGGATTGATCTTGTAGTAGAATTACCTTACGTATATGCTACCCAAAAAGCGGAAATTTTTGCGAAAGGTGCTATCTCAATCTTAAATTCACTCGGAGTCGATTACGTTTGTTTCGGAAGTGAATCTGGAGACATCGAAGAGTTTCAAGAGACTGCATCGTTTATCGAAATGCACGAGAAAGACTACAACGAACGCATTAAATATTATATGGGACAAGGTAACAGCTATCCGAAAGCTTCTTCACTAGCTTTTGAAAGCCTTGAAGGACACGCTCACGTTCTTGACCTATCACAGCCCAACAATATATTAGGCTACCATTATGTGAAAGCCATACAGGCACAGAATGCCCTCATCGAACCATTAACGATACTTCGTACAAAAGCAGGCTACCATGATCAAGACTTCGTTGATAAAAGAATAGCAAGTGCGACTGGCATTCGACGAGAATTATTTAAAGGGAGTTCTCTTGATCAAATTCAGGCTTACGTGCCAGAACCAACTTATTTTGAATTAACAAACTATCAACGGACATATGATTCTTTTCAGGGATGGCATAACCTTTATCATCTGCTTCGCTATAAGCTGCTTACTTCTAGTAACGTTCACCTTTCCTCCATTTATGAAGCGGAGGAAGGACTTGAGAATCGTCTAGCTACAATGGCGAAGCAAGCCCAAACGTTTCAATCCTTCATGGAACTCGTGAAAACGAAACGGTATACATGGACAAGAATCCAACGCTTAGCGCTCCATATTCTAACACAAACAAGTAAAAATGATATGTTGCCTGCTTTGGAGAACAAGGCTGCTCCTTACGTTCGAATTCTTGGTATGACGAAAGCTGGAAGATCATTCCTTAATGAAAGGAAAAACTCTCTTCCCGTTCCTCTTGTATCGAACATCAACCAGTTTGATCATCCTTTTCTTACAGTTGAGAGGCGCGCTAGTCAAGTTTATGCGCTTGGCTATTCAGGTTTCCATCAAGAAGCGTTTCTACAAAAAGAGCATAAATCCGTGCCAATTATGATCGATTAA
- a CDS encoding enoyl-CoA hydratase/isomerase family protein has product MASVRVESRNEAAILTINRPEQRNAINYEVMDQLMAAIDKAESDPNVKYLVVTGSGDKVFCSGGDVKAFKELYTEEQAYTMLRKMGDVLDRLFFCQKPTVALLNGHAVGGGLELAIACDFRIAKKNIQVGFIQGSIGLTTGWGGSTYALTRMNHGEAMKMLMSADRYSDQEALANGCLTYVTTHASFQDDAYQYIENLLKRSPLILSTYKSYWLTSLDQNLIRDRVEKEIRSCAILWATEEHHKAVAKFLNKSGSR; this is encoded by the coding sequence ATGGCGAGTGTAAGAGTGGAGAGTCGTAACGAAGCAGCAATTCTTACGATTAATCGCCCTGAGCAAAGAAATGCGATTAATTACGAGGTGATGGATCAATTAATGGCGGCAATTGATAAGGCGGAATCAGATCCAAATGTAAAATACCTCGTTGTAACCGGAAGCGGAGATAAGGTATTTTGTAGCGGTGGGGATGTAAAGGCTTTTAAGGAACTTTACACAGAAGAGCAGGCGTATACGATGCTTCGGAAAATGGGTGATGTGCTAGACCGCTTGTTTTTCTGTCAGAAACCAACTGTGGCTCTACTGAATGGTCATGCTGTTGGAGGTGGGCTTGAACTTGCTATTGCGTGTGACTTTCGGATAGCGAAAAAGAATATTCAAGTAGGTTTCATCCAGGGATCGATCGGGCTAACGACAGGCTGGGGCGGATCCACGTATGCTCTAACAAGAATGAATCATGGGGAAGCGATGAAAATGCTCATGAGTGCTGATCGCTATTCTGATCAAGAAGCCCTTGCAAATGGATGTCTTACATATGTAACCACACACGCTTCTTTTCAAGACGATGCTTATCAATACATAGAAAATCTGTTAAAGCGTTCTCCTTTGATCCTCTCTACTTATAAGTCTTATTGGTTAACTAGTCTAGATCAAAATCTGATTCGAGATAGAGTTGAGAAAGAAATAAGAAGCTGTGCGATTCTATGGGCGACCGAAGAGCACCATAAAGCTGTGGCAAAATTCTTGAATAAAAGTGGTAGTCGTTAA
- the rpmF gene encoding 50S ribosomal protein L32, producing MAVPARRTSKTRKNKRRTHYKLEVPGMVKCPNCGEFKLSHRVCKECGNYKGENVVSK from the coding sequence ATGGCAGTACCAGCTAGAAGAACTTCTAAAACGCGTAAAAATAAGCGTCGTACTCATTATAAATTAGAAGTACCAGGAATGGTAAAATGCCCTAATTGCGGCGAATTCAAACTTTCTCACCGTGTTTGTAAAGAGTGTGGAAATTACAAAGGTGAAAACGTAGTAAGCAAGTAA
- a CDS encoding MFS transporter, whose product MDNWKRNVWILFASQFLVLGAMTMIMPFLPLYVQELGVEGESQISLWSGVIFGANFLTAFLFSPFWGRMADRHGRKLMLLRSGFGMAVVIILTGFATGPWSLLGLRLLNGVVSGFIPAAIALVATNTPKEHVGYALGTLNSGAVAGAICGPLFGGLMAETLGFRMIFNITGVVILLAAFVVLFLVKEETKPEPSAKKEKSNAIKDFKKVTVHSPMLSLMLVGFLVQFALLGMNPLIPLFVQQLTSGGNVALFAGIAASVMGIANMLASPKLGKVGDRKGSHHVLYYSLIGAAIFSIPQAFVQELWQLIVLRFLLGLCIGGLLPSVNSLVKTLSPAGMESRTYSFSNSAVYLGNLLGPVTGGAIVAVVGTRGLFLFAGIILLISVAYVKRRVLPILDRKQAIYEAKEITS is encoded by the coding sequence ATGGATAATTGGAAACGTAATGTCTGGATTTTGTTTGCTAGTCAATTTTTAGTTCTTGGTGCTATGACAATGATTATGCCGTTTCTACCTTTGTACGTTCAGGAACTTGGTGTAGAAGGAGAAAGTCAAATTAGTCTTTGGTCAGGTGTTATTTTTGGTGCGAATTTTTTAACTGCCTTTTTATTTTCACCATTCTGGGGACGTATGGCAGATCGACATGGACGGAAGCTTATGCTACTTCGTTCAGGCTTCGGTATGGCTGTCGTGATTATTTTAACCGGATTTGCCACAGGTCCCTGGTCTTTACTTGGCTTACGTTTGTTAAATGGAGTTGTTTCAGGATTTATACCTGCCGCTATTGCACTAGTAGCGACAAACACACCGAAGGAACACGTCGGATACGCACTCGGCACTTTAAATTCTGGAGCTGTAGCTGGTGCTATTTGTGGTCCGTTATTTGGTGGGTTAATGGCTGAAACGCTAGGATTTCGAATGATTTTTAATATTACGGGTGTTGTGATTTTGCTGGCGGCATTCGTTGTGTTGTTTCTTGTTAAAGAAGAGACAAAACCAGAACCATCAGCAAAAAAGGAAAAAAGTAATGCGATTAAAGATTTCAAGAAAGTAACTGTTCATTCACCGATGTTATCGTTAATGTTAGTAGGTTTTCTCGTGCAGTTCGCGCTTCTTGGAATGAATCCACTTATTCCACTCTTTGTACAACAGCTTACTTCAGGGGGAAATGTGGCTTTATTTGCAGGGATCGCTGCTTCTGTTATGGGTATTGCCAATATGTTAGCTTCTCCTAAACTCGGAAAAGTGGGAGATCGAAAGGGTTCACACCATGTTCTTTATTATTCATTAATAGGAGCGGCGATTTTCTCTATTCCGCAGGCCTTTGTTCAGGAGCTGTGGCAATTAATAGTTCTGCGCTTTTTGTTAGGGTTGTGTATTGGAGGATTACTGCCTTCTGTAAATTCACTAGTGAAAACACTGTCACCTGCCGGAATGGAAAGTAGAACGTATAGCTTTTCTAATAGTGCCGTCTATTTGGGTAATTTGCTTGGCCCAGTAACTGGAGGAGCGATTGTAGCGGTTGTTGGGACAAGAGGGCTCTTTTTATTTGCAGGTATTATATTATTGATAAGTGTAGCCTATGTGAAAAGAAGAGTACTTCCAATTCTTGATCGGAAACAAGCGATATATGAAGCCAAAGAAATAACATCTTAA
- the ylbJ gene encoding sporulation integral membrane protein YlbJ gives MNVQVVKTLLLATSVTIVALAVILFPEHTLQASKSGLSMWWNIVFPSLLPFFIISELLIGIGVVRFIGILLEPLMRPLFRVPGSGAFVFAMGVASGFPAGAKYTAHLRQNNDITAIEGERLVSFTNCSNPLFIFAAVGVGFFHNPALGVILAAAHYGGNIMVGLVMRFHHPEDHHPTVTIRSHQSRLSLAFSALHDTRMNDKRPFGKMMGDAVHSSIKTLLMVGGFIILFSVLNELLSVIGLAPLFAGALRSILILLQLPPELDVPLLSGMFEITLGSQLASESSATLVAQAMITSFILAFNGLSVQAQVASILADTDIRFKPFFFARLLHGFFAAFLTLVIWKPLYLNYLSSGNGSLPVLNREDTPSIIESVYSFLEQTGPWITLFFLLTFIVLFTQQFNQTKRKGFK, from the coding sequence GTGAACGTTCAAGTAGTGAAAACATTATTGCTTGCAACGTCAGTTACGATCGTTGCTCTCGCCGTTATTTTATTTCCAGAACACACTCTACAAGCCTCCAAAAGTGGATTATCAATGTGGTGGAATATTGTATTCCCCTCTTTATTACCCTTTTTTATTATTTCTGAACTGTTGATTGGTATTGGGGTTGTGCGATTTATAGGAATTCTATTAGAACCTTTGATGCGACCACTATTTCGTGTACCAGGATCAGGTGCCTTTGTTTTTGCTATGGGAGTTGCCTCAGGATTTCCTGCAGGAGCGAAATACACAGCACACCTTCGCCAAAACAATGACATTACAGCCATCGAAGGCGAGCGGCTCGTTTCATTTACGAACTGTTCGAATCCGCTCTTTATCTTTGCTGCTGTTGGGGTTGGATTTTTCCATAATCCTGCACTTGGCGTTATTCTAGCTGCAGCTCACTATGGCGGGAATATCATGGTTGGACTAGTCATGCGTTTTCATCACCCGGAAGATCACCATCCAACTGTTACAATACGATCACATCAGTCGAGACTTAGTTTAGCTTTCTCAGCACTTCACGACACACGAATGAATGACAAGCGTCCATTCGGTAAAATGATGGGTGACGCTGTTCATTCTTCTATCAAAACATTATTAATGGTTGGTGGGTTTATCATTCTATTCTCAGTATTAAATGAACTGCTTTCCGTCATTGGTCTTGCACCATTATTTGCTGGAGCACTTAGGTCTATCCTGATTCTCCTTCAGCTTCCACCAGAGCTTGATGTTCCTCTGCTTTCCGGAATGTTTGAAATCACACTAGGTAGCCAGCTCGCAAGTGAAAGTTCAGCTACTTTAGTTGCGCAGGCTATGATTACGAGCTTCATTCTTGCTTTTAACGGGCTTTCGGTACAAGCACAGGTTGCAAGTATTTTGGCAGATACCGATATTCGATTTAAGCCCTTTTTTTTCGCCAGATTACTTCATGGCTTCTTCGCGGCTTTCCTAACGCTCGTCATCTGGAAACCACTCTATTTAAACTACTTATCTTCAGGAAATGGATCGCTTCCTGTTTTGAATCGAGAAGATACACCGTCCATCATTGAATCAGTTTACTCATTTCTTGAGCAAACAGGTCCCTGGATTACACTATTCTTCCTACTAACGTTCATCGTGTTATTCACACAGCAATTTAACCAAACGAAGCGAAAGGGGTTTAAGTAG
- a CDS encoding ATP-grasp domain-containing protein — MKLITFNPFRTLGMSGISYVKPDHMFKEIDEIRRADVLLFPEKWQVNSLVYGLNKNIFPSIQSIQLGFDKVEMTRAFWSLSPDLMPYTEIAGRSKDTIERILNTFPFPFVAKEVRSSMGNGVFLIRSEEEFLTYAERNDVLYVQEYLPIEKDLRVVYVGNTVVSAYWRVGGESFLNNVAQGGKLSFHQIPDEALELVDRTAKALGINHAGFDVVYANGKYYFLEFNCLFGNQALVQQGIHVENLIFQYLQEQFPPIVPPTTPFKQIS, encoded by the coding sequence GTGAAACTTATTACGTTCAATCCGTTTCGTACGCTAGGCATGTCAGGTATTTCTTATGTTAAACCCGATCATATGTTCAAAGAAATTGATGAAATTAGAAGAGCAGATGTGTTGTTATTTCCAGAAAAATGGCAGGTTAATTCTCTTGTTTATGGTCTAAACAAAAATATCTTTCCATCCATCCAATCCATTCAACTTGGATTTGATAAAGTGGAAATGACGAGAGCATTCTGGTCACTTTCACCAGATCTAATGCCTTACACCGAAATAGCAGGTCGTTCCAAAGACACAATTGAACGTATTTTAAATACATTCCCCTTCCCTTTCGTTGCAAAGGAAGTACGCAGTTCTATGGGAAATGGCGTGTTCCTTATCCGTTCCGAAGAAGAATTTCTAACTTATGCAGAGCGTAACGACGTTCTTTATGTGCAAGAATATTTACCAATAGAAAAAGACCTCCGTGTTGTTTATGTAGGTAATACAGTTGTATCGGCTTATTGGCGTGTTGGAGGAGAGTCATTTCTTAATAACGTGGCTCAGGGAGGAAAGCTGTCTTTCCATCAAATTCCTGACGAAGCACTCGAGCTCGTTGATCGAACAGCCAAAGCCCTCGGAATTAACCACGCAGGATTTGACGTTGTGTATGCAAACGGAAAGTACTACTTTCTTGAATTCAATTGTTTGTTTGGGAATCAGGCGCTTGTTCAACAGGGTATCCATGTAGAGAACTTGATATTTCAATATTTACAGGAGCAGTTTCCACCTATCGTACCGCCGACAACACCTTTCAAGCAAATCTCCTAA
- a CDS encoding YlbF family regulator, whose product MIATLDSVMILDQAEELGFLIKDSEVAHEYHEAKKELSKNREAQRLIKRFTEMKELYDEVQRFGRYHPDFMTITVKVREAKRDMDLHEAVAAFKQAETELEGLLVEVCSLLAGEVSPSIKVPSGNPFFDNQSCGGGCGSGGSCGCG is encoded by the coding sequence ATGATTGCTACTCTAGATAGTGTAATGATTTTAGACCAGGCCGAAGAGCTTGGATTTTTGATAAAAGATTCAGAAGTAGCTCATGAATATCATGAGGCAAAGAAGGAATTATCAAAGAATAGGGAAGCGCAGCGTTTGATTAAGCGTTTCACAGAAATGAAGGAACTTTATGATGAGGTTCAACGTTTCGGGCGTTATCATCCGGACTTTATGACGATTACTGTAAAAGTACGTGAAGCGAAGAGAGACATGGATCTTCACGAAGCGGTAGCGGCATTTAAGCAAGCGGAAACGGAGCTCGAAGGCCTTCTAGTAGAGGTTTGCTCTCTATTAGCTGGTGAAGTGTCTCCTTCAATCAAAGTTCCATCTGGAAATCCTTTCTTTGATAATCAATCATGTGGAGGAGGCTGCGGCTCAGGCGGCAGCTGTGGATGTGGATAA